Proteins from a single region of Actinomycetota bacterium:
- the tatA gene encoding twin-arginine translocase TatA/TatE family subunit gives MGNFGPAEMLVIGVFALLVFGPQKLPEMARQFGRAIREFKKATNELTSELKLGMDEPARPSKASATDPKTDPPKELRPGPR, from the coding sequence ATGGGTAACTTCGGCCCGGCCGAGATGCTGGTCATCGGCGTGTTCGCCCTGCTGGTGTTCGGACCGCAGAAGCTCCCCGAGATGGCTCGCCAGTTCGGCCGTGCAATCCGGGAGTTCAAGAAAGCGACCAACGAGCTCACATCGGAGCTGAAGCTCGGCATGGACGAGCCCGCCAGGCCGTCGAAAGCGAGTGCAACGGACCCCAAGACCGACCCACCGAAGGAGCTCCGCCCGGGTCCACGCTGA
- the trxA gene encoding thioredoxin — protein sequence MADLVDITDENFMAEIMDSKLPVLVDCWATWCGPCKLLSPELEALADEQADRLKVVKMDVDENPGLSELLGVSMMPTMVLFVDGVAEASVVGYRPKEYILEQISPFLKTPKA from the coding sequence TCTGGTCGACATCACGGACGAAAATTTCATGGCCGAGATCATGGACTCCAAATTGCCGGTTCTGGTCGACTGCTGGGCAACCTGGTGCGGGCCGTGCAAGCTGCTGTCGCCCGAGCTGGAGGCGCTTGCCGACGAGCAGGCGGACCGCCTGAAGGTCGTAAAGATGGACGTCGACGAGAACCCCGGCCTCTCCGAGCTGCTCGGGGTCTCGATGATGCCGACGATGGTGCTGTTCGTCGACGGCGTCGCCGAGGCATCGGTTGTGGGTTACCGGCCCAAGGAGTACATCCTGGAGCAGATCTCTCCCTTCCTGAAGACCCCGAAAGCCTGA